The Metabacillus schmidteae nucleotide sequence GCAGTAGCCTTAATGAATTACTGCAGAAGGCTGATATCGCTATGTATGAAGCGAAACGAAAAGGCAAAAATCAATCATATTTTTATCAAGATTTAGCGTCCGTTAGTGGATATAAAAATATACTAGAATTAGAGAATGAATTAAAATTTGCTCTGAGTAAGAATCAGCTAGAAATACATTATCAACCGATCGTTTGTAGTGTTGACCATAGTATTGTTGGGGTGGAATCTTTGGTTCGTTGGAATCATCCATCAAAGGGAATGATTTCTCCAGCGCTTTTCATTCCTATAGCAGAAGAAAACGGACTTATGCCAGTGATTGGTGAATGGGTATTAGAAGAATCTATTAAGCAAATAAGTTCATTACACTGTAAAGGTTTTAAAAACATAGTACTATCAGTCAATGTATCAAAAACACAGATGAAGGATAATAGCTTTATTCATAAGTTAGATGAAATCTTAATCAAATATGATTACCCTCCTACAAAGCTACAAATTGAAATTACTGAAAGTGGTATTGATGCTTATTTAAATGAACTTCAAGAATTTTCGAATGAGCTAAAAAACGGGACATTATCATTGCCCTTGATGATTTTGGGGTGGGAACGTCCTCCCTTTTATTTATTAAAGAGTTACCAATAGATGTAATAAAGATTGATCGAAACTTTATTAAAAATGTACCAAAGGATTCTTTTGATACTATTCTGTTATCCGGAATTTTTAAAGTGATATTAGATTTAAATATAGATGTTGTTGTAGAGGGGATTGAACAGGAAGAACAGGTAAATTATATAACTTCAGAATGTAGTCCCAGATTACAAGGTTATTATTTTAGTCGTCCCTTACCAATCTCTATCCTTTTAGAAAGATACTTTAAACTATAACATAATGAATTCTTAAGATATGCTTCATTTTGGAACGGCAACAAATAACAGTACATGGTAGTTGAGGGGTTCCCCCTGTAGCGTTTGACACCCCATTTAAGAAGAGAAAAAACCAGTAGAGATACTGGTCTTTTTTTTGATTACTATATTAAAAACGCTGAAGGCTGATTAATTTAAGAAAGTATTTTGTTTTTTATAGAAATGTAATTAGTTGTGTATAAATTAAAGGATCTCTTTTTTGTCTTAATTACTACTCTATCAGTAGCCCCGTTTGGTGTGCCTGTTCTAATCGCGTTTCTTTCTTTTCCACCGTATGTATCATCAAGAGTTACTTCAAGGACATCAGAGCTTAGGATTTCAATTTTAGAAAACTACCATCTAATTATTACTTTATCGTCAATTATTTTACATTTATGGCAAACATAATATTCACAATCCATAGATTGGATTTATAAAGTAATACGTAATCAAATAAGGGAAAGTTTCATTACTCTAATAATCACCTCATATTAAGTTTTAAACTACTACCAAACCCTTAGAGAATTATTCCTGATTTAATGATCAGGTTGTGAATCCTGAATTTTATCCAGCAAAATTTTTTAGTATTTTTATCCTGATTTTGTAAATCTTAATAGTACTATTAGATATCTGGTTACTATTTAAAGGTGTGGATGTTGTGCGTGATATTGGAATGAATAAAGAAAAATTTCTAATCCTATTTGCCTTATTTATTATCTTTATATACCTATCTCCATTATTTCTTTTAGGTGAGAATGCCCATATTCGTGTTCATGACAATTTGGATTCAAATTTAGCTTGGTATAAGGTTTTAAGTGAAAGTGGACAATTATTAAGTTCAACTAATGATGTTGTTCCCCAAGTAATTAATGGACTCCCAAGAAATGCATATGGAACTGAATTCAGTTTGATTGTGTGGTTGTATGAAGTATTTCCAACTATGATTGCATATGCACTGAGTCAAACAATTACCAGGGTATTTGCCTTTATCGGAATGTATTTACTCCTAAAGGATCACTTCTTAAAGAAAGAATATCATCTGATTTCTGTTGGGGTTGCATTAGCGTTTGCATTAACACCTTTCTGGCCTTCTGGAATGCTTAGTACGTTAGGAATGCCACTGGCTCTTTGGTCTTTTTTACATATTAGAAACGGAACTAGATCGTGGAAGCAATTTGTTGTATTAACGCTTCTACCTTTGTACTCAAGTATAGTTTTAGGCTTCTTCTTTTTTTTATTTGGTATGGGTGTTTTTTGGGTTATCGATTTTATTAGAGGAAAACGAAATTATTATTTTCTTCTTGCTCTTTGTTACATGACTGCACTGTATTTAATTGTTGAGTATCGTTTAGTATACTCTTTCATATTTGATGATGAGCCAAATAGCAGGGATGAATATTTTCATGCGAGACTTTCTTTGTGGAGGGTTATTCGATTAACATTTAAAAATTTTGTTCTAGGCCACACACATGTGATGACAGTCCATGGGATTTTTGTGTTAGCCGTTACTATTATTTCTTTTGCTATCATAATTTCTAAAAAATTATGGAAGGAAGAAAAGATCTTTATATATTTCTTAATTCTAAATTTCTTGTTATCTGCATGGTATGCATTTTGGTTTTACAAGGGCTGGTTACCATTAACAAAAAGATTCCATGTCATGGATACATTTAATTTTGCGAGATTTCATTTTTTAAGACCAATGGTTATATATGTTGGATTTGCTTTAGGACTTAAGATTATTTGGAATTACAGGAAAAGCTGGAGGTCATATGCGACATTCTTTATCATTGCGCAGATTATCTTACTTTTCTGTTTTAATGATGAAATTATTTATCATAAAAAACCTTCAGTAAAAGAGTTTTATGCTGAAGAACTGTTTGAAGAGATTAAACATTATATCGGCTTGCCGCAAGAAGAATACAGGGTAGTAAGTATTGGTATACATCCGGCAATTTCTCAATATAACGGTTTTTATACTCTTGATACGTATAATAATTTCTACCCTCTATCATATAAGTACAAATTTAGGCCCATTATTGAAAAGGAGCTTGAGAAAAATAAAACCATTCGGACTTACTTTGATGAGTGGGGTGGCCGTTGTTATATATTCACAGATGAGCTTGGAAAGCATTATATGTTTAAAAAAAATTCAAAGAAAACATTAAAAAACCTTGAATTAAACACAGGAGCATTAAAAGAATTAGGTGGAGCTTATATATTTTCAGCTGTACCTATAGAGAACAGTGATATGAATCAATTGGAATTAGAAAGGACCTTTCAAACAAAGTCAGCTGCATGGAAAATTTACTTATATAAAGTCTTATAAAGGTGGAGGGTTATATCATGAGTTATCCTATTTTAACAATTGTTGTACCATGCTATAACGAGGAGGAAGTGTTACCAGAGACAATAACGGTGTTAATTGAGGAATTAAATGAATTAATTGAGAAAACCGTTGTATCTGAAGATAGTAGAATCTTGTTTGTTGATGATGGAAGTAAAGATAGAACATGGTCGATTGTATATAAAAATAGTCTGGAAAATAGAAATGTACACGGATTAAAATTGGCGAGAAATGTAGGTCATCAAAATGCACTATTGGCTGGATTAATCACCGCTTGCAAAACATCAGATTGCGTTATTTCCATTGATGCAGATTTGCAGGATGATGTGTGTGTAATTAGGGATTTCGTGAAAAAGTTTAAGGAAGGATTTGATATTGTCTATGGAGTAAGGAAAAAAAGGGATACTGATAAATTGTTTAAGAAAGCCACTGCAATAGGATTCTATAAAATCATGCAGAAGCTAGGGGTAAACCTTATTTATAATCATGCAGATTTTCGGTTAATGAGCAAGAGGGCGATTCAAGAGTTAGAAAAGTTTGAGGAAGTAAATTTGTTTTTAAGGGGAATTGTTCCTTTAATAGGTTTTTCGTCAACATCTGTTCACTATGATCGTAAAGAAAGGTTTGCGGGCGATACAAAATATCCATTGAAAAAAATGCTATCATTTGCATTTGAAGGTATTACGTCATTTTCTATTACTCCTATAAGATTTGTTATGTTAGTAGGAATTCTATCTTTTATCACTAGCCTGTTATTTGGCACTTATTTTATTACATTAAAATTTTTAGGAGAAACACAAACTGGCTGGACATCGCTTATTACGTCTATTTGGTTAATAGGAGGATTACAGCTAATTGCAATAGGATTGATTGGGGAATATATCGGCAAGGTCTATAAAGAATCTAAAAGGAGACCAAGATACAGTATTGATATTAATACACTTAATTTGACACAACAATTGATTGAAAGGAATTTAGAAACTAATGGTGGAGATCATAGAGAATTACTTTAATAAATCAAATACATTTATTAGGTATATTCTTGTAGGAGTATTTAATACTATTATTGGAATTTCGATCATGTTTCTGCTATTAGAATTGTTTCGATTTTCGTATGGTATTTCAACATTTATCGGAAATAGCATTGGGGCAACAGTGAGTTATTTTTTTAATCGTAACTTTACATTTAAAAGTAATGTAGAAAATAAAAAAGGAATAATACTCTTTATTTTTGTTATTTTGGGTAGCTATTTGATAGCTTACCCTATTGGTTATCACCTGTTATTTGAGAGGTTATTTCAAACGAATGTATTCGGTAAAGAGTTATCAATATTACTTTCTGTATGCTTATATACAATAATAAATTATTTGGGGCAGAGGTATGTAACATTCCGTAGGTAGATCCAAGAAATACCAGTTGAAAAACATTAAGTTGATTGATATTATATAATCTTAGTCACGAGAGATAAAGTTAACTCCAAAAAAACTTTCATCATTTCGTTGACATTGGTTTAGATGAATGTTAAGATGTAATTCCGGTCATAATTAAGTTGTATACCGGACAAGCTACAAATGATCTTTGAAAACTAAACAAAACCAAGCGTGCCAACGTTAATTTCGATTAACAAAAATCGTACTATAATAGTACAAATTTATATGAGCTACATCAAACACTTTATTGGAGAGTTTGATCCTGGCTCAGGACGAACGCTGGCGGCGTGCCTAATACATGCAAGTCGAGCGAATCTGAGGGAGCTTGCTCCCGAAGATTAGCGGCGGACGGGTGAGTAACACGTGGGTAACCTGCCTGTAAGATTGGGATAACTCCGGGAAACCGGAGCTAATACCGGATAACATTTCGAACCGCATGGTTCGAAATTGAAAGACGGCGTCTAGCTGTCACTTACAGATGGACCCGCGGCGCATTAGCTAGTTGGTGAGGTAACGGCTCACCAAGGCGACGATGCGTAGCCGACCTGAGAGGGTGATCGGCCACACTGGGACTGAGACACGGCCCAGACTCCTACGGGAGGCAGCAGTAGGGAATCTTCCGCAATGGACGAAAGTCTGACGGAGCAACGCCGCGTGAACGATGAAGGCCTTCGGGTCGTAAAGTTCTGTTGTTAGGGAAGAACAAGTACCAGAGTAACTGCTGGTACCTTGACGGTACCTAACCAGAAAGCCACGGCTAACTACGTGCCAGCAGCCGCGGTAATACGTAGGTGGCAAGCGTTGTCCGGAATTATTGGGCGTAAAGCGCGCGCAGGCGGTTTCTTAAGTCTGATGTGAAAGCCCACGGCTCAACCGTGGAGGGTCATTGGAAACTGGGGAACTTGAGTGCAGAAGAGGAGAGTGGAATTCCACGTGTAGCGGTGAAATGCGTAGAGATGTGGAGGAACACCAGTGGCGAAGGCGACTCTCTGGTCTGTAACTGACGCTGAGGCGCGAAAGCGTGGGGAGCGAACAGGATTAGATACCCTGGTAGTCCACGCCGTAAACGATGAGTGCTAAGTGTTAGAGGGTTTCCGCCCTTTAGTGCTGCAGCAAACGCATTAAGCACTCCGCCTGGGGAGTACGGTCGCAAGACTGAAACTCAAAGGAATTGACGGGGGCCCGCACAAGCGGTGGAGCATGTGGTTTAATTCGAAGCAACGCGAAGAACCTTACCAGGTCTTGACATCCTTCGCTACTTCTAGAGATAGAAGGTTCCCCTTCGGGGGACGAAGTGACAGGTGGTGCATGGTTGTCGTCAGCTCGTGTCGTGAGATGTTGGGTTAAGTCCCGCAACGAGCGCAACCCTTGATCTTAGTTGCCAGCATTCAGTTGGGCACTCTAAGGTGACTGCCGGTGACAAACCGGAGGAAGGTGGGGATGACGTCAAATCATCATGCCCCTTATGACCTGGGCTACACACGTGCTACAATGGATGGTACAAAGGGCTGCAAGACTGCGAAGTCAAGCCAATCCCATAAAACCATTCTCAGTTCGGATTGCAGGCTGCAACTCGCCTGCATGAAGCCGGAATCGCTAGTAATCGCGGATCAGCATGCCGCGGTGAATACGTTCCCGGGCCTTGTACACACCGCCCGTCACACCACGAGAGTTTGTAACACCCGAAGTCGGTGGGGTAACCGTAAGGAGCCAGCCGCCTAAGGTGGGACAGATGATTGGGGTGAAGTCGTAACAAGGTAGCCGTATCGGAAGGTGCGGCTGGATCACCTCCTTTCTAAGGATATGAGGTACGCTTGGTATTTTGTTTAGTTTTGAGAGATCATTGGATCTTTCAATATAAGTAATAAAACACATAGGATATGAATATCCTGTGCTTTATGTTCCTTGAAAACTAGATAACGATAACAATTCAAGTAATTCACTGAGTTTAAACGCTTAGTTTAGTGATTCTCTTATTAATGAAGTAAATGACATCTTCGATGTCGAAGGTTAAGTTAGTAAGGGCGCACGGTGGATGCCTTGGCACTAGGAGCCGATGAAGGACGGTACTAACACCGATATGCTTCGGGGAGCTGTAAGTAAGCTTTGATCCGGAGATTTCCGAATGGGGGAACCCACTGCTCGTAATGGAGTAGTATTTTTACCTGAATACATAGGGTAATAAAGGCAGACCCGGGGAACTGAAACATCTAAGTACCCGGAGGAAGAGAAAGCAAACGCGATTTCCTGAGTAGCGGCGAGCGAAACGGAATTAGCCCAAACCAAGAGGCTTGCCTCTTGGGGTTGTAGGACACTCTATACGGAGTTACAAAGGAACGGAGTAAATGAAGAGGTCTGGAAAGGCCCGTCAAAGAAGGTAACAACCCTGTAGTTGAAACTTCGTTCCCTCCAGAGTGGATCCTGAGTACGGCGGGACACGTGAAACCCCGTCGGAAGCAGGGAGGACCATCTCCCAAGGCTAAATACTCCCTAGTGACCGATAGTGAACCAGTACCGTGAGGGAAAGGTGAAAAGCACCCCGGAAGGGGAGTGAAAGAGATCCTGAAACCGTGTGCCTACAAGTAGTCAAAGCCCGTTAATGGGTAATGGCGTGCCTTTTGTAGAATGAACCGGCGAGTTACGATCCCGTGCAAGGTTAAGTTGATAAGACGGAGCCGCAGCGAAAGCGAGTCTGAATAGGGCGAAAGAGTACGTGGTCGTAGACCCGAAACCAGGTGATCTACCCATGTCCAGGGTGAAGTTCAGGTAACACTGAATGGAGGCCCGAACCCACGCACGTTGAAAAGTGCGGGGATGAGGTGTGGGTAGCGGAGAAATTCCAATCGAACTTGGAGATAGCTGGTTCTCTCCGAAATAGCTTTAGGGCTAGCCTTGAAATGAGAGTCTTGGAGGTAGAGCACTGATTGGACTAGGGGCCCCCATCGGGTTACCGAATTCAGTCAAACTCCGAATGCCAAAGACTTATGTTCAGGAGTCAGACTGCGAGTGATAAGATCCGTAGTCAAGAGGGAAACAGCCCAGACCACCAGCTAAGGTCCCAAAGTATACGTTAAGTGGAAAAGGATGTGGAGTTGCTTAGACAACCAGGATGTTGGCTTAGAAGCAGCCACCATTTAAAGAGTGCGTAATAGCTCACTGGTCGAGTGACTCTGCGCCGAAAATGTACCGGGGCTAAACGTATCACCGAAGCTGTGGATTGTTCTTACGAACAATGGTAGGAGAGCGTTCTAAGGGCTGTGAAGCGAGACCGGAAGGACTCGTGGAGCGCTTAGAAGTGAGAATGCCGGTATGAGTAGCGAAAGAGGGGTGAGAATCCCCTCCACCGAATGCCTAAGGTTTCCTGAGGAAGGCTCGTCCGCTCAGGGTTAGTCGGGACCTAAGCCGAGGCCGAAAGGCGTAGGCGATGGCCAACAGGTTGAAATTCCTGTACCACCTCCTCACCATTTGAGCAATGGGGGGACGCAGAAGGATAGGGTAAGCGCGCTGTTGGATATGCGCGTCCAAGCAGTTAGGCTGACAACGAGGCAAATCCCGTTGTCACGTAAGCTGAGCTGTGATGGCGAGGGAACTATAGTACCGAAGTTCCTGATTCCACACTGCCAAGAAAAGCCTCTAGCGAGGTGAGAGGTGCCCGTACCGCAAACCGACACAGGTAGGCGAGGAGAGAATCCTAAGGTGAGCGAGAGAACTCTCGTTAAGGAACTCGGCAAAATGACCCCGTAACTTCGGGAGAAGGGGTGCTTTTTAGGGTGAATAGCCCGGAAAAGCCGCAGTGAATAGGCCCAGGCGACTGTTTAGCAAAAACACAGGTCTCTGCGAAGCCGCAAGGCGAAGTATAGGGGCTGACGCCTGCCCGGTGCTGGAAGGTTAAGGGGAGAGGTTAGCGCAAGCGAAGCTTTGAACCGAAGCCCCAGTAAACGGCGGCCGTAACTATAACGGTCCTAAGGTAGCGAAATTCCTTGTCGGGTAAGTTCCGACCCGCACGAAAGGCGTAACGATCTGGGCACTGTCTCAACGAGAGACTCGGTGAAATTATAGTACCTGTGAAGATGCAGGTTACCCGCGACAGGACGGAAAGACCCCGTGGAGCTTTACTGTAGCCTGATATTGAATTTTGGTACAGCTTGTACAGGATAGGTAGGAGCCTGAGAAGCCGGAGCGCTAGCTTCGGTGGAGGCGTCGGTGGGATACTACCCTGGCTGTATTGAAATTCTAACCCACAGCCCTGATCGGGCTGGGAGACAGTGTCAGGTGGGCAGTTTGACTGGGGCGGTCGCCTCCTAAAATGTAACGGAGGCGCCCAAAGGTTCCCTCAGAATGGTTGGAAATCATTCGTAGAGTGTAAAGGCACAAGGGAGCTTGACTGCGAGACCTACAAGTCGAGCAGGGACGAAAGTCGGGCTTAGTGATCCGGTGGTTCCGCATGGAAGGGCCATCGCTCAACGGATAAAAGCTACCCCGGGGATAACAGGCTTATCTCCCCCAAGAGTCCACATCGACGGGGAGGTTTGGCACCTCGATGTCGGCTCATCGCATCCTGGGGCTGTAGTCGGTCCCAAGGGTTGGGCTGTTCGCCCATTAAAGCGGTACGCGAGCTGGGTTCAGAACGTCGTGAGACAGTTCGGTCCCTATCCGTCGTGGGCGTAGGAAATTTGAGAGGAGCTGTCCTTAGTACGAGAGGACCGGGATGGACGCACCGCTGGTGTACCAGTTGTCTTGCCAAAGGCATAGCTGGGTAGCTATGTGCGGAAGGGATAAGTGCTGAAAGCATCTAAGCATGAAGCCCCCCTCAAGATGAGATTTCCCATCACACTAGTGAGTAAGATCCCTGAAAGATGATCAGGTTGATAGGTCAGAGGTGGAAGCGCGGTGACGTGTGGAGCTGACTGATACTAATCGATCGAGGACTTAACCTAATAAAAGCGTAAGCTTAGTGAATTGAATTGTGATTCGTTATCTAGTTTTGAAGGAATATGCCTTCAAACTTTATATTATTTGGTGATGATGGCGAAGAGGTCACACCCGTTCCCATGCCGAACACGGAAGTTAAGCTCTTCAGCGCCGATGGTAGTTGGGGGTTTCCCCCTGTGAGAGTAGGACGTTGCCAAGTAAGAAGAGGAAAAAGATCAGTAGAGATACTGGTCTTTTTTTATATGAATTTAAAAAATAATATAAACCGAAGGTTTAGTCTGTAAAGAGGTAGAGACAAAGTAAACTTACTAGCCTGAGGTTTGGGAGAAGCATATTAAGGAACTTCTACTAAGAGCGCCACGTCCTGTGGCAACGTAGAAGTCAGCACTTCCTGTGCAAGTAAGGAAGTGCCGAGAGAGAAGACCGGAATGTGCGCAGTTGGCACATGAGGATCTGAACGAACAAGCTGACGCGGAGATTCGCCGCTTATCGCAAGCCGAAATCCGAACACGGAAGTTAAGCTCTCAGCGCCGATGGTAGTTGGGGGTTTCCCCCTGTGAGAGTAGGACGTCGCCAAGTAAGAAGAGGGAAAAGATCAGTAGAGATACTGGTCTTTTTTTGTTTGATATGGAGTTTACGTGTATGTAGATTTTTGGTGAATTTTGTAGAATAGTAGATAAATTAAAATAATCGAAGATAAGTTGCTGAAAATCGAAGATAAAATGAAATAATCGTTGATAAATCTCCATAATCGAAGATAAATTAACTTAACACCCTACTAATGTGCGCAGTTGGCACATGAGGATCTGACGAACAAGCTGACGCGGAGATTCGCCGCTTATCGCCAGCCGAAATCCGAACACGGAAGTTAAGTTCTTCAGCGGCGATGGTAGGTGGGGTTTCCCCCTGTGAGAGTAGGACGTTGCCAAGTAAGAAGAGGAAAAAGATCAGTAGAAATACTGGTCTTTTTTTGTATATTAAAAAGTATTCTACTGTAAAAACTCAAGCCTCTAAAATAAAAATACCTATTTTTAACATATGATGTTATATTATATAAAAAATAGGTTGGTGCAAAATGACGAGAAGAAATCAGTGGGACGCACATTTATATGATCAGCATCATTCATTTGTTTCTGAGTATGGTCATGATCTAGTTAAGCTGTTGAATCCAACTTCTGGAGAGAGAATACTTGATGTTGGATGCGGTACAGGGGATTTAATGAATACACTTGTCGACTTTGGTGTTGATGGATTAGGTGTAGATCAATCAGAGACAATGGTAGTGAAGGCGAAAGAAAAGTATCCTGAATTGAGCTTTGAGGTTAAGGATGTTCTAGAGTTGGACTTCCAAGGAGAATTTGATGCTGTTTTTTCAAATGCTACCTTACATTGGGTTAAAGAACCAAAATTAGCATTAGAAAAAATGTATGAAAGTTTAAAGGTGGGAGGACGTTTTGTTGCGGAGTTTGGGGGAGCTGGTAATGTTGAGCTAATCTTAAATGAGTTTAGAAAGCAGTGTCAACAAGAAGGTTATTCTGTGACAAATGAATCTCTTCCCTGGTATTTTCCTACGATTGGTCAATATACCTCTTTAATGGAGGCTGTCGGTTTTCAGGTGACGTGTGCTGTGCATTTTAATCGACCTACAGTACTTGATGGAGAAGATGGGCTTAGAAATTGGCTACACATGTTTATGCCGAATTTCCTTCACTCACTGCCCGATGATGTGGAGATGAGGGTGCTAACCAATGTAGAAAATAACTTACGTCAGATTCTATATAAGGATAAGCAGTGGGAGGCAGATTACAAGCGTATTAGAGTAATGGCTATTAAGCATGAGTGAAAAAGAGTGACTTCTATGATACATAATTAAACTTCATTTAAAACTTTTTGAGGAATGATCATTTTAGTCATTCCTTTTTTTACTTCCTAAATAGTCACTTCTGATTTAAAGGATATATTTACATAAATAGTGGTAGAATGTAGAATACATAGGATTGTAAGCATGGAGGAATGAGAATGACAGCAAAGCCAAAAAAGAAAAAGTTTATTGTTGAGGAGAATGAAACAATTGATGATTGTCTTAACAGAATGAGTAAGGAAGGATATATGCCGGTTAGAAGAACGGAGCAGCCCATTTTTAAGGAAGAGGTCCGAGATAATGTAGTTGAACATATCCCATGTGGAAGAATGATTACATTTGAAGGGAAACTATTGTAAAAACCGAACAATAAGTTAGTATTAAAATTAATCGTTCGATTTTACGTTGACATTGGGTAGCTTCATTGTTAATATAAACATGTAAATAATTAATTTAAATTGAACCTCATATATAATTGGGAATATGGCCCAGAAGTTTCTACCCGGTAACCGTAAATTATCGGACTATGAGGGAAAGTGAATGTATATACGATTCGGAAATCAAAAAATCCGAGCTCGATATATCTAACTTTCTCTATTAGTTGAGAAAAGTTAAATATCGGGCTTTTTTGTTTTTAGATTTGATAAAGGTGGGGAAAAAATGGATCCGATTGTTGGAGTCATAATGGGAAGTACCTCTGATTGGGGCACGATGAAATTTGCATGCGATATACTAGATGAGCTTAGTATTCCATATGAGAAAAAGGTGGTTTCTGCACACCGTACGCCGGATTATATGTTTGAATATGCTGAGAATGCTAGAAACAGAGGCTTGAAGGTTATTATTGCAGGTGCAGGTGGAGCAGCCCATTTACCAGGCATGGTTGCAGCAAAAACAACACTGCCTGTCATAGGTATTCCTGTTCAGTCAAAGGCTTTAAATGGTCTTGATTCATTATTATCAATCGTGCAAATGCCAGGAGGTGTTCCAGTTGCAACTGTTGCGATAGGTAAAGCTGGAGCAACAAATGCAGGGCTTTTAGCTGCTGAAATTCTCTCGACGAATGATCAAACACTTGCTGATAAGTTAGATACAAGAAGAGAAGAATTAAGATTAAAAGTTTTGGAAAGCAGTGATGAACTTGAATAATCAAACCATTCTACCAGGAAGCACAATTGGCATAATCGGCGGTGGACAGCTTGGAAGAATGATGGCAGTCGCAGCTAGACAAATGGGCTATCGTATTGCTGTATTAGATCCAACAAAAGACTGTCCATGTGGTCAAATTGCTGATATTGAAATTACAGCGAGCTATGATGATTTAGATGCCATTAAAGAGTTAGCAAAAGTTAGTGATGTCATAACATATGAATTTGAGAATATTGATTATACAGCTTTACATTGGTTAGAAGAGCATGCATCATTGCCACAGAAAAGCTCTTTGCTTTTGCTAACACAAGATCGTGAAACAGAAAAAGCAGCAATCGTAAATGCGGGTTGTCAGGTAGCACCATATCAGATTATCCACTCGGAGGAAGAGCTACAGCAATCTGTAGAACTGCTTCAGTATCCTTGTGTCTTAAAAACATGCAGGGGTGGTTATGACGGCAAAGGACAAGTAGTGATTCGGGAAGAACAGGATCTCTCAAAAGCTAAAGAATTGTTAAATCACGGTACATGTATTTTGGAAAAGTGGGTTCCATTCAAAAAAGAAATTTCAGTTATTGTGACCC carries:
- a CDS encoding EAL domain-containing protein — its product is MGTSSLLFIKELPIDVIKIDRNFIKNVPKDSFDTILLSGIFKVILDLNIDVVVEGIEQEEQVNYITSECSPRLQGYYFSRPLPISILLERYFKL
- a CDS encoding SunI/YnzG family protein yields the protein MEILSSDVLEVTLDDTYGGKERNAIRTGTPNGATDRVVIKTKKRSFNLYTTNYISIKNKILS
- a CDS encoding DUF6044 family protein, with product MNKEKFLILFALFIIFIYLSPLFLLGENAHIRVHDNLDSNLAWYKVLSESGQLLSSTNDVVPQVINGLPRNAYGTEFSLIVWLYEVFPTMIAYALSQTITRVFAFIGMYLLLKDHFLKKEYHLISVGVALAFALTPFWPSGMLSTLGMPLALWSFLHIRNGTRSWKQFVVLTLLPLYSSIVLGFFFFLFGMGVFWVIDFIRGKRNYYFLLALCYMTALYLIVEYRLVYSFIFDDEPNSRDEYFHARLSLWRVIRLTFKNFVLGHTHVMTVHGIFVLAVTIISFAIIISKKLWKEEKIFIYFLILNFLLSAWYAFWFYKGWLPLTKRFHVMDTFNFARFHFLRPMVIYVGFALGLKIIWNYRKSWRSYATFFIIAQIILLFCFNDEIIYHKKPSVKEFYAEELFEEIKHYIGLPQEEYRVVSIGIHPAISQYNGFYTLDTYNNFYPLSYKYKFRPIIEKELEKNKTIRTYFDEWGGRCYIFTDELGKHYMFKKNSKKTLKNLELNTGALKELGGAYIFSAVPIENSDMNQLELERTFQTKSAAWKIYLYKVL
- a CDS encoding glycosyltransferase family 2 protein, which produces MSYPILTIVVPCYNEEEVLPETITVLIEELNELIEKTVVSEDSRILFVDDGSKDRTWSIVYKNSLENRNVHGLKLARNVGHQNALLAGLITACKTSDCVISIDADLQDDVCVIRDFVKKFKEGFDIVYGVRKKRDTDKLFKKATAIGFYKIMQKLGVNLIYNHADFRLMSKRAIQELEKFEEVNLFLRGIVPLIGFSSTSVHYDRKERFAGDTKYPLKKMLSFAFEGITSFSITPIRFVMLVGILSFITSLLFGTYFITLKFLGETQTGWTSLITSIWLIGGLQLIAIGLIGEYIGKVYKESKRRPRYSIDINTLNLTQQLIERNLETNGGDHRELL
- a CDS encoding GtrA family protein, encoding MVEIIENYFNKSNTFIRYILVGVFNTIIGISIMFLLLELFRFSYGISTFIGNSIGATVSYFFNRNFTFKSNVENKKGIILFIFVILGSYLIAYPIGYHLLFERLFQTNVFGKELSILLSVCLYTIINYLGQRYVTFRR
- a CDS encoding class I SAM-dependent methyltransferase encodes the protein MTRRNQWDAHLYDQHHSFVSEYGHDLVKLLNPTSGERILDVGCGTGDLMNTLVDFGVDGLGVDQSETMVVKAKEKYPELSFEVKDVLELDFQGEFDAVFSNATLHWVKEPKLALEKMYESLKVGGRFVAEFGGAGNVELILNEFRKQCQQEGYSVTNESLPWYFPTIGQYTSLMEAVGFQVTCAVHFNRPTVLDGEDGLRNWLHMFMPNFLHSLPDDVEMRVLTNVENNLRQILYKDKQWEADYKRIRVMAIKHE
- a CDS encoding NETI motif-containing protein, which produces MTAKPKKKKFIVEENETIDDCLNRMSKEGYMPVRRTEQPIFKEEVRDNVVEHIPCGRMITFEGKLL
- the purE gene encoding 5-(carboxyamino)imidazole ribonucleotide mutase, translating into MDPIVGVIMGSTSDWGTMKFACDILDELSIPYEKKVVSAHRTPDYMFEYAENARNRGLKVIIAGAGGAAHLPGMVAAKTTLPVIGIPVQSKALNGLDSLLSIVQMPGGVPVATVAIGKAGATNAGLLAAEILSTNDQTLADKLDTRREELRLKVLESSDELE
- the purK gene encoding 5-(carboxyamino)imidazole ribonucleotide synthase codes for the protein MNLNNQTILPGSTIGIIGGGQLGRMMAVAARQMGYRIAVLDPTKDCPCGQIADIEITASYDDLDAIKELAKVSDVITYEFENIDYTALHWLEEHASLPQKSSLLLLTQDRETEKAAIVNAGCQVAPYQIIHSEEELQQSVELLQYPCVLKTCRGGYDGKGQVVIREEQDLSKAKELLNHGTCILEKWVPFKKEISVIVTRSVNGETKTFPVAENIHKDNILYQSIVPARVSDRVIEKAEELAIKLSNSFELVGTLAVEMFLTDNDEIYINELAPRPHNSGHYTIDLCETDQFEQHIRSVCNLPLGQTKLLQSGMMVNLLGEDLPIVSEHLSLLQQAKLHLYGKKEPASKRKMGHITFIIEPNQDNIEKINKIWGQN